TCAGCTCCCGGTGCCCGTCGGAGCCGGCCAGCATCACGACGCAGCCCTCGTCGCACTCGCCCGACGCCGCGTCGGCGTCCTCTTCGCCATGCTCCGCGGCGGCACCGTCTACCGGCCCCCAACTGCCGTCACCGCTCGGCGAAGACCGTACTCGAACACCTCGGCCTCCTGCCAGCGGCCGAGCCTCCGCCGGCAGGTCTGCCCGGAACCGAATCCCAGCTCCGGCGGCAACTGCTGCCGGGTGAGGCCGGTGTGCAGCACGAACAGGATGCCACGCCGGCAGCAGCAGCTCGATCCTGGCCCGCAGCTCGTCGCCCACGACCCACGGCTTGTTGCTCACGCCATCACGAACGGACGGGTCGTCACACCGGTTACGCTCCACCAGCAACGATCAGCAAGATCGTGTTACGAATTCTCAACGCGGTGTCGGAAGGAGACCGCCGGTCGCAGCGGGCCCTGTCAGGGGTGGAGCAGGTCACGGAGGCGGGCGGCGGCAATGGCAGCCTGGCCGAGGCTGAGGCCGCCGTCGTTGCACGGGACGACCGCGTTCCGGTAGACCGTGAAGCCATCGGCCTGCAGTTCGGTGGTGAGCAGGCCGAGCAGCAGGGTGTTCTGGAAGACGCCGCCGCTCAGCGCCACCCTGTCGAGCCCATGCCGACGTCGGGCGGCCCGGCAACGGGCGGCCAGTACTGTCGCGAGCCGGACGTGGAAACGGTGGGCAGTCTCGGCGAGCCCGCAGCCCGCGCGCAGGTCCTCGACAAGGGCACGGACCAGCGCCGGCGTGTCGATCGGCCCGCCCTCGGCGAGAACCCCGTCGGTCGGCGGTAGCGCACGGGTGGGTGCCCGATGGCGCAAGGCGAGTTCCTCCAGCGCGACTGCGGCCTGTCCCTCGTACTGGTTGTGGTGGCGCAGGCCGAGGATCGCGGAGACCGCGTCGAACAGGCGGCCCGCGCTGGACGTGAGCGGTGAGGCGGCTCGGTCGGCGATCAGGCGGTCAAGGGCGGCGGTGCGCTCCGGCGGCAGTTCGCGCAGCAGCGGCAGCGCGGCGGGGTCGGCGTCGTCGCCGAACGCCGCCCGCAGGTACACGTAGCCGAGCATCCACGGCCGCCGGACCGCCTGCCGAGCGCCGGGCAGCGGTACCGGGGTGAGGTGCGCGAACCGGGAGAACCCTCGCAGGCCACCGACCAGCACCTCGCCGCCCCAGATGGTGCCGTCCGGTCCGTGGCCGGTGCCGTCGGCGGCGACGCCGATCACCTGACCGGTGATCCGGTGCTCGGCAATGACGCTGGCGATGTGCGCCTCGTGGTGCTGGACGCCGATCTTCACCGGTATCCCCGATTCGAGGGCGTAGCGGGTCGAGCGGTAGCGCGGGTGGTAGTCGTGCACGACGACGACGGGAGCGACGTCGAACAGGCGACGGTAGTGCTCGACGGTCCGTGCGTACGACTCGGCGGCACGCGGCGCGTCGAGCTTCCCGATGTGGTGGCTGACGAACGCCTGGTCGTCCTTGACGAGGCAGAAGGTCGCCTTGTTGTTGGAGCCGCAGGCCAGCAGGGGTACGGGTGACGCCTCCGGCAGGGTGACCGGGGCGGGGGCGTGGCCACGGGCCCGGCGCAGCACCTGCGGCCCGCCGGGCGCCATCCGGACCAGCGAGTCGTCGCACCGCATGTGAATCGGCCGGTCGTGGAGCAGCACGGCGTCGGCGATGCCGGGCAACTGTGCCAGTGCGTCCTCGTCGCGGTAGACGATCGGGTCGTCCGAGGCGTTCGCACTCGTCATCACCAGTACGGCGGGCCGGTCCACCGGCCGCACGGCCCGGTAGGCGTCCAGCAGCACGTGGTGCATCGGCGTGTAGGGGAGCATGACCCCGAGGGTCCCGGTGTCGGGGGCGACGGGCGTCATGTCCGTCGAGCCGTGGTGCCGGCGCAGCAGGACGATCGGTCGTTGAGGGGATTCCAGCAACCGTCGCTCCTCGGCGGAGATCGCGCACAGCGACTCGGCGGTGGCCAGGTCGGGCACCATGACGGCCAGCGGTTTCGCTTCCCGGCCCTTGCGTCGTCGCAGCTCCGCCACGGCTGTCGGGTCGGTGGCGTCGCAGGCCAGGTGGAATCCGCCGAGGCCCTTCACGGCGAGGATCCCGCCGTCGGCGAGCAGCCGTGCCGCCCGGTCGAGCGGCCCGTCGCCCGGCCCGGGCTGCTCGCGCCGGTCGGCGAAGGAGAGTCGGGGGCCGCAGTCGGGGCAGGCGTTCGGCTGGGCGTGGAAGCGGCGGTCGGCGGGGTCGGTGTACTCGGCGCGGCAGCGGGCGCAGAGCGGGAAGCCGCTCATCGTGGTGTTGGCGCGGTCGTACGGGATGTCCCGGGAGATGGTGAACCGCGGCCCGCAGTTGGTGCAGTTGATGAACGGGTAGCGGTGGCGCCGGTCGGCCGGGTCCAGCAGTTCGGCCAGGCAGTCCGCGCAGATCGCGGAGTCCGGTGCGATCAGGGTGTTGCGCTGCTCGTGGTGGCCCCGACTGGCGACGATGGTGAACTCCTCGCCGCCGCGGGGTGCCAGGTCCTGCTCGGTGATCCCGTCCACCCGCGCGAGCGGCGGGGCCTGGTCGCGCAGCGCGGTGACGAATGCCGACACGTCCTTCGGGGCGCCCTCGGCCTCGATGAAGACCCCGTCCGCGTCGTTGCCGACGAAACCGGTGAGCCGGTGGCGCCGGGCCTCCTGGTAGACGAACGGCCGGAAGCCGACGCCCTGGACGATGCCGCGGACCCGGATTCGCCGGCGCTGGAGGGTTGTCCGCATGTCGCTCCTCAGGATTCGGGTCGGGCGGGCGCGGGGGCACCGCCACGGGTCGGGCGCGGGTCCGGTCGGCCTCGCCGTTCCAGGCGCGCCAGGTAGTGCGGGCCGTCCTCGGTCACCTCGGCCAGGGTCCAGCCGGTGCCGACGGCCAACTGCTCCAGTTCGGTGGGGGAGGCGAGCAGGTAGTCGAACCAGTCCGTGGCGACCGCCCCGTCGCGGACACGGAAGCGCTGCTGGCCGGGTAGCCGCCCGGCGGCCCGGTTCGCGTCGGCGTACCGGGCGTGTTCGGGGCTCTTCAGCCGCTCCGGGTCGATGCCGACGCCCAGCAGCACCCCGTCCGCCGTGGTCAGGTCGGCGAGCAGCGCGAGC
Above is a genomic segment from Kitasatospora cineracea containing:
- the hypF gene encoding carbamoyltransferase HypF, coding for MRTTLQRRRIRVRGIVQGVGFRPFVYQEARRHRLTGFVGNDADGVFIEAEGAPKDVSAFVTALRDQAPPLARVDGITEQDLAPRGGEEFTIVASRGHHEQRNTLIAPDSAICADCLAELLDPADRRHRYPFINCTNCGPRFTISRDIPYDRANTTMSGFPLCARCRAEYTDPADRRFHAQPNACPDCGPRLSFADRREQPGPGDGPLDRAARLLADGGILAVKGLGGFHLACDATDPTAVAELRRRKGREAKPLAVMVPDLATAESLCAISAEERRLLESPQRPIVLLRRHHGSTDMTPVAPDTGTLGVMLPYTPMHHVLLDAYRAVRPVDRPAVLVMTSANASDDPIVYRDEDALAQLPGIADAVLLHDRPIHMRCDDSLVRMAPGGPQVLRRARGHAPAPVTLPEASPVPLLACGSNNKATFCLVKDDQAFVSHHIGKLDAPRAAESYARTVEHYRRLFDVAPVVVVHDYHPRYRSTRYALESGIPVKIGVQHHEAHIASVIAEHRITGQVIGVAADGTGHGPDGTIWGGEVLVGGLRGFSRFAHLTPVPLPGARQAVRRPWMLGYVYLRAAFGDDADPAALPLLRELPPERTAALDRLIADRAASPLTSSAGRLFDAVSAILGLRHHNQYEGQAAVALEELALRHRAPTRALPPTDGVLAEGGPIDTPALVRALVEDLRAGCGLAETAHRFHVRLATVLAARCRAARRRHGLDRVALSGGVFQNTLLLGLLTTELQADGFTVYRNAVVPCNDGGLSLGQAAIAAARLRDLLHP